One genomic region from Terriglobus aquaticus encodes:
- a CDS encoding TonB-dependent receptor domain-containing protein, with product MTIRNAAPNAIPNIQHVWGFVVDHKINDKQSIHYTQWRNTFNNSGFDHSPFVLAPNPLSSQRFYPNIGSVFLLSYSNSLTDKVVMTAGFGWVGEINNQFNHLTGINSPVVQQSIISPNINFGGGQGYTSWGTSGSNTGSVNRKLGLDFVNNWLWTKGRHTFNIGGEIRRSFQDDNEEQTAGGQFNFSNHQTSIHDPGDANFKTFGNPFASFLLGLPDNALRSNSQELKLRNIDYSPYIQDDIKITPRLTVNLGLRWDIQVPFTEVHQNVVYFDANVQNPSAVNLGGQPLFGAVSRLGYNGQPSRVGTHFGHFGPRLGFAYKLNDKTVVQGGFSLAFLNGGAYEYGTNKVAVNYGNLLVGSFVRGTTNSYTSSYGQWDGNPLPNPQATPYNPSLGNGQNVNALNTSTDGFAPYSQQWNVNVQRQLPFRTFLTASWVGNRVIHLPSNLNPIDQLDPKYLALGAKLADVFQPGQTQLDGVNLPYGNFVKDFGGSATVAQALRPYPQFNNIMNNFEGFGTAYYQSLQVEVDKHLSNGLSFLVGYTLSRSLDNASSGFSSFVNGGINKYDQRPEWSISGADEPNTLKVSGTYELPLGPGKPFLNNKGVTGQLTGGWKIGWILDYEQGTPFGVVDGSSPLNGFNRPNRNASVPLKTASYDLVKKFLIGGKQGSAPQIFNPAAFTSTGSQYVIGTAKRNYSELRSPNYYNEAASLEKSFFLTERYRFTLKMDYFNLLNRTYLAGGTNTDLSNGSFGLFNPSTNTNNRQGQITGKFTF from the coding sequence ATAACAATAAGAAACGCGGCGCCGAATGCTATTCCAAACATCCAGCACGTTTGGGGCTTCGTAGTTGATCACAAGATCAACGACAAGCAGAGCATTCACTACACGCAGTGGCGTAATACCTTCAACAACTCGGGCTTTGATCACTCGCCGTTCGTGCTGGCACCGAATCCACTGAGCAGCCAGCGGTTCTACCCCAATATCGGCAGCGTGTTCCTGTTGAGCTATAGCAATTCCCTGACAGACAAGGTGGTGATGACCGCCGGATTTGGCTGGGTAGGTGAAATCAATAATCAGTTCAACCATCTGACTGGCATCAACTCGCCGGTGGTGCAGCAAAGCATTATCTCTCCCAACATCAATTTCGGCGGAGGCCAGGGTTATACAAGCTGGGGAACGAGCGGTTCAAATACTGGATCGGTCAATCGGAAGCTCGGTCTCGATTTCGTGAACAACTGGCTCTGGACGAAGGGCCGACACACCTTCAACATCGGTGGCGAGATCCGACGTTCCTTCCAGGACGACAACGAAGAACAGACAGCCGGCGGCCAGTTCAACTTCAGCAATCACCAGACGTCGATTCACGATCCTGGTGATGCCAATTTCAAAACCTTCGGCAATCCGTTCGCGAGCTTCCTGCTTGGTCTGCCCGACAACGCGTTGCGCAGCAACTCGCAAGAACTGAAACTGCGCAATATCGATTACTCGCCTTACATTCAGGACGACATCAAAATCACTCCACGGCTGACTGTCAACCTCGGTCTCCGTTGGGACATCCAGGTACCATTCACAGAAGTGCATCAGAACGTTGTCTACTTCGACGCCAACGTGCAGAACCCTTCCGCCGTCAATCTTGGTGGCCAACCGTTGTTCGGAGCGGTCAGCCGTCTCGGTTACAACGGTCAGCCATCTCGAGTGGGCACTCACTTCGGCCACTTTGGACCGCGCCTTGGCTTTGCCTACAAGCTGAATGACAAGACCGTGGTTCAGGGCGGCTTCTCGCTTGCCTTCTTGAACGGTGGCGCATACGAGTACGGCACCAACAAGGTCGCCGTAAACTACGGCAACCTGCTGGTCGGCTCGTTTGTGAGAGGCACGACCAACAGCTACACCTCCTCATACGGGCAATGGGACGGCAATCCGCTGCCGAACCCCCAAGCCACCCCGTATAACCCGAGCTTAGGCAACGGGCAGAATGTCAACGCTCTGAACACCTCCACCGACGGCTTTGCCCCATACAGCCAGCAGTGGAACGTGAATGTGCAGCGCCAGTTGCCGTTCCGTACCTTCCTGACAGCGTCGTGGGTTGGCAACCGGGTAATCCACTTGCCCAGCAACCTGAACCCAATCGACCAACTCGATCCGAAGTATCTGGCGCTGGGCGCCAAACTTGCCGATGTCTTCCAGCCAGGGCAAACGCAGCTAGACGGCGTGAACTTGCCCTACGGCAACTTCGTCAAGGACTTCGGCGGCAGCGCGACGGTGGCGCAAGCGCTGCGGCCCTACCCTCAGTTCAATAACATCATGAACAACTTCGAGGGTTTCGGTACCGCGTACTATCAGAGCCTTCAAGTCGAGGTAGATAAGCACCTGAGCAACGGCCTGTCGTTTCTGGTGGGCTACACGCTGTCCCGTTCGCTGGATAATGCCAGCAGCGGCTTCAGCAGTTTTGTCAATGGTGGCATCAACAAATACGATCAGAGGCCCGAGTGGTCGATCTCAGGCGCCGATGAGCCGAACACGTTGAAAGTGAGCGGCACGTATGAACTGCCGCTTGGTCCTGGCAAGCCATTCCTGAACAACAAGGGAGTTACCGGCCAGCTTACCGGCGGCTGGAAGATCGGCTGGATCCTTGATTACGAACAGGGAACACCGTTTGGCGTTGTGGATGGCTCTAGTCCACTCAACGGCTTCAACCGCCCGAACCGAAATGCAAGCGTGCCTCTGAAGACGGCGAGCTACGATCTGGTGAAGAAATTCCTGATTGGCGGCAAGCAGGGCAGCGCTCCGCAAATCTTCAATCCCGCGGCCTTCACCTCGACGGGTAGCCAGTACGTCATCGGTACGGCGAAGAGAAACTACTCCGAGTTGCGCAGCCCCAATTACTACAATGAGGCTGCAAGTTTGGAGAAGAGCTTCTTCCTGACCGAGCGTTACCGGTTCACCTTGAAGATGGATTACTTCAACTTGCTAAACCGGACCTATCTGGCGGGCGGCACCAACACCGACCTGTCGAATGGAAGCTTCGGACTCTTCAATCCGTCCACGAACACAAACAATCGACAAGGTCAG
- a CDS encoding carboxypeptidase-like regulatory domain-containing protein, whose protein sequence is MASTLFVASPSLFAQADAGLTGTVTDNAGAVVPGAAVTVTNQATNVSQKLVTSSAGTYTVRGLVPGNYNVEIAAPGFQKIVKTGIPVQVSTVGTVDFSLQNGSASETVEVTANQLTLNTTQPQIGTTIDPEITDDLPVEVSGRGRQIDNLQFLSPGTTGNSFSHRVSGGVDFSQEIIYNGIPVPQSETEGYTVNYNPPYDLVGEVRVERTTFSAQFGLGQGALTYQTKSGTNQYHGNLFEINRNNFFDSVGFYNSKAQGGSGKSPLDHENNYGFTVGGPLSIPKLYNAHDRTFGLYSQEWFKQNLQDQDLSTVATVQEKAGNFGDLIDTTTGKLIPIYDPITGAPFGCASAAQYASTPSCDTNIIPTARFSPASVSMLQYLPDPDRAGSGTYNLNNNKKRGAECYSKHPARLGLRS, encoded by the coding sequence GTGGCCAGCACGCTTTTTGTCGCGAGTCCAAGCCTCTTCGCGCAAGCCGACGCGGGCCTAACGGGCACCGTAACCGACAACGCCGGTGCGGTGGTTCCCGGCGCAGCCGTAACCGTCACCAATCAGGCCACCAACGTATCGCAAAAGCTGGTGACCAGCAGCGCGGGCACCTACACGGTGCGCGGACTGGTTCCGGGAAACTACAACGTGGAAATTGCGGCTCCCGGATTCCAGAAGATCGTCAAGACCGGTATTCCGGTGCAGGTCAGCACAGTCGGCACGGTGGATTTTTCCCTGCAAAATGGATCGGCGTCTGAGACCGTCGAGGTCACGGCCAATCAACTCACACTGAACACGACACAGCCGCAAATCGGAACGACAATCGATCCGGAAATCACGGACGACCTGCCGGTCGAGGTATCAGGCCGCGGTCGCCAGATCGACAACCTGCAGTTCCTCTCGCCAGGAACCACGGGCAACAGCTTCTCGCATCGCGTAAGCGGTGGCGTGGACTTCTCGCAGGAGATTATCTACAACGGCATCCCGGTACCGCAGTCGGAGACGGAAGGGTACACCGTCAATTACAACCCGCCCTACGATCTGGTCGGCGAAGTACGTGTGGAGCGCACTACCTTCTCCGCGCAGTTCGGTCTTGGCCAGGGCGCCCTCACGTACCAGACCAAGTCCGGCACGAACCAGTACCACGGCAATCTCTTTGAGATTAACCGCAATAATTTCTTCGATTCTGTCGGCTTTTACAACAGCAAGGCGCAGGGCGGCAGTGGTAAGTCCCCTTTGGATCACGAGAACAACTACGGCTTTACAGTGGGCGGACCGCTTTCAATCCCGAAGTTGTACAACGCGCATGATCGCACCTTCGGCCTCTATAGCCAGGAGTGGTTCAAGCAGAATCTGCAGGATCAGGATCTTTCGACGGTCGCGACCGTGCAGGAGAAGGCCGGCAACTTCGGCGACCTGATCGACACGACCACGGGCAAATTGATCCCCATCTATGATCCCATCACGGGGGCGCCGTTTGGATGCGCGAGCGCCGCCCAATATGCCAGCACCCCGTCCTGTGACACCAACATCATCCCGACAGCACGCTTCAGCCCGGCGTCAGTCAGCATGTTGCAGTACCTGCCGGACCCCGATCGTGCGGGAAGCGGTACCTACAACCTGAATAACAATAAGAAACGCGGCGCCGAATGCTATTCCAAACATCCAGCACGTTTGGGGCTTCGTAGTTGA